TGACCGAAAAACAACTGGATAAGGTACGCTATTTTAAAACACCTGAGCCTGCCCGCGAGGTAAGCATTGTGATACAAAAGAACTTTCTGAAGCGCCGCATGATAGAGGCTTTGAAAACAGAGATACTCGAGTTTGTACCCAAAAGGATGAAAAGCAGGAAGAAAAAGGAAGTGATGGAGATATAACGTTTTAACAGGTTTCTGGCGGCCCGGTATAGACTATCACCACATCATCGCCTACCGGGTGGCCGGTACAGGTCAACACCCAGCCCCTTGCTATATCCTCGTCTGTCAGCACCTCATTAGCCGACATCAGCACCTTACCGCTTTTACAGATGGCCGAACATGCCGAGCAGGCGCCCACACGGCAGCTATATGGAATGGCTAGTTTGTTCTGAAGTGCCGCCTGTAATATCGATTGATTTTCGCCCACGGCTATATCATGAATTTCGCCTTTGAAATGTATTTTAACATTGCCCGGCGGGTAATTAACCAAGTTGCCGGCAACAGGCACCGTTTCGATCACAAAGTTCTCCTTGCGGATACTGTTCGGATCGATGCCGGTATACAGTAACGTCAGCCGTACCATACGCATAAAGGTGAAGGGGCCGCAGATATAAAACTCTGCCTTATCAATATTGAAATAGCTGTTTTGCTTTACTAATTGTTCAACCAGTAAATTGTTTAGCCTTTTGCCTTTGCTGCTGATAAAATAATGGATTTGTAACCTTTCCGGATGATCTTCGGCAAGATGATCCAATTCATCCTTAAATAAAACCGAGCCGGTTGCACTGCTGTAAACGAGTATAAGCTTACTGTTGCCCGGATGCCGCATGATGTGTTTGATCTGCGAGAAAACCGGCGTGATACCGCTTCCTCCTGCAAAAAAGAAGATGTCTTTTTCAGACCGGTAGTCATTTACGGTAAAACGTCCCGCAGGTTCAACTGCATTCAAAATGTTGCCAACCTTCAGTTTAGTCAGCATAAACCGAGATATCTCGCCGTTGGTTTGACGCTTCACCGTGATGGCAAGCAGAGTATCTTCAGGAGACGAGCTTAGTGAATACGACCGCCGTATCTCCACATCCCGATGGGTAAACACCAGGGTTAAAAACTGGCCCGCCTGGTATGTAACTCTCTTACCGGAAGTCTCCTTTAAAAAGAATGTCGCAGCATCGGGTAATTCCCATTTAATAGCCTCAATTCGCAGCTGAAGCATCACGACCAGGTTTTAAGCACGATCTTGCCGAACTGGGTCGAGTGCTCCATTTTCCGGACTGCCTTATCAGCATCGGCCAATAGGAACACCTCATCCACGACCGGGACTATTTGATGTTCGTTCACAAAATCTACCATCGCCTTAAAATCATCCGGCGAACCCATGGTAGTCCCCAATATCTGTAGTTGCTTCCAGAATATCTTGCGCCCGTTCAACGGAGGGATGTTCCCGGCCGTTCCACCAAAGAAAACGATACGGCAGCCGGGGTTGGCCAGATCGAGCAATTTATCGAAACCATCGCCCAGCGCGCTGTCTATGATCACGTCAAACCCACCCGCCATCAGCTTTAATTGTTCGGCCCAATCCTGCGCTTTGTAATTTACGCCTGCAGAAGCACCCATTTGCTTCGCCATTTCAATTTTATCACCCGAGCCGGATGTTACAAACACCCGGCACCCGGCCGCAACAGCCCATTGCAGCGTGAATGTACCGGTACCGCCACCTACCCCGGTTATAAGTACCTTATCGCCCTTTTTTGCTTTACCTTTCGTAAATAAAGCGCGGAACGTCGTCAAGCCGGCAAGGGGTAGTGCCGCAGCCTGTTCCCAGCTCAGGTGCGCCGGTTTCAGGTAAAGGTATTCGGCTTTAACTTTTACATATTCGGCCAGGGTGCCATTTTCCGGCAAACCCAATATGCTAAAATCCCGGTTCTGGTATCCGGCATTGGGGCCCCAGTTATGGCAAGGATTAATGATCACTTCTTTATTAAGCCATTGCTTATTGGCATTGTCCCCAACTTCTGATACGATACCTGCCCCGTCCGAGCCTAATATCGACGGATACTTTATTCCAGCGTATTTACCTATAGTTATCCAGTAATCCCGCCGGTTAAGCGCCGCGGCTTTGATCTGCACCAAAACTTCATCAGCGCCCATGGCAGGCTTTTCAACTTCTTTTAATACCAGCGGCTTATCTGCGGCTTCTAATACGATGGCTTTCATGCAAGAACATTTTTCAAAATTGTCGTTCTGAGCGTAGCGAAGAATCTAATAATGGGCTTATTTTTCGGACACAAAATACTTCCTTAACAGATGCTTCACTGCGTTCAGCATAACAAAAGGGATATATCTTAAACAAAAAACGGCGAGATACCCCGCCGTTCAAATCTTCTATTTTACTTATTAAGCTGTTGCTTTTGCATATAGCTCGGCAACATGGTTCCAGTTGATCACGTTCCAGATAGCGGCCAGGTAATCCGGGCGGCGGTTCTGGTATTTCAGGTAGTAAGCATGTTCCCACACGTCGATACCTAAAATAGGCGTACCTTTTACTTCGGCAATATCCATCAAAGGGTTGTCCTGGTTAGGGGTCGAAGTAACCGCTAATTTTTTATCAGCAGTAACGATCAGCCATGCCCAGCCGGATCCGAAACGGGTTGCGCCTGCTTCAGACATCTTTGTTTTAAAGTCGGCAAATGAACCGAAAGTACCGGTTATTGCTTCAGCAAGTTTGCCGGATGGCTCTCCGCCGCCGCTTGGCGAAAGCAGGGTCCAGAACATGGTGTGGTTATAGTGTCCGCCGCCATTATTACGCACCCCCATAGGGAACTTCGAAATATTTTTGATAATATCTTCGATATTGCTGTCCGCCTCAGGTTTACCTTCGAGCGCCTTGTTTAAATTGGTAACGTAAGCCTGGTGGTGTTTTCCGTGGTGAATCTCCATCGTCATTTTGTCGATGTGAGGTTCCAGAGCATCGGTAGCGTAGGCCAATGCAGGTAGTGTAAATGCCATAATGAACTATTTTTAAAGGTTGTGAATCGTATCCTACAAATATAAAGTTATGAGGGTGACTTTTGTTCTATTAAATGTCAATTTTGTGTTAGCGTATGATTGATGGCTCCCGGATCATGGCGAGCATCTTATTTGCTATGAACTATTTGCCCTTCCGCTTACCCCTGAAAAAACTCCGCACTAATTCTGCGCATTCATTTTCCTTTATCCCGCCGGTGATAAGGGTTTTGGGATGTGTGATCTTTTGGTTAAGCCGGCCAAAACCCATCCGCGTATCATAAGCCCCGAAAACGATCTTCTGCAGCTGGAACCAGTACGAGGCGCCGGCGCACATTACGCAGGGTTCAAGGGTAACATAAAGCGTGCAGTCTTTCAGGTATTTGCCGCCAAGGAAATTAGCCGCAGCTGTCAAAGCCTGCATTTCGGCATGTGCGGATACATCGTTCAACCGTTCGGTAAGGTTATGGCCCCGGCCTATGATCTTTCCTTTGCAAACCACAACGGCACCTATCGGTATCTCATCCTCTTCCAGGGCAAGTTTGGCTTCCTTCAGCGCCTCGGTCATGAAGAAATCATCGGGTGATATGGCCGGCTCATCGCCGAAAGTATAATAGCGCATTACATTAATTTACTGCCGTTCGGCACCTTTTGTTCTACAGACGTCAGCACAATATCGCCATTATCATCGGCAAAACCGGTGATCAGAAACTCCGACATAAAAGTGGCGATCTGCTTTTTTGGAAAATTGATGACCCCGACGATCTGCCGGCCAATCAGCTCTTCTTTCGTGTAGTGTTTCGTTATCTGTGCACTCGACCATTTGATGCCAAATGGCCCAAAGTCGGCCTTCACTTTATAAGCCGGCTTATTTGCTTCGGGAAAATCAGCTACTTCGAGTATGGTGCCGGCGCGAAGTTCGACCTTCTCAAAATCATGCCAGGTAATAGTTTCCATAGTGCAAAGCTATGGGAGAAATGCAAATTGCAAAATGCAAATGAGAAAAACCGGGATGTTAAACGCTTATGATGCCGCGTTTAATGGCAAATATAACCAGGCCAACAAGGTTTTTTGAGCCTGTTTTTTCAAATAACCGCGCCCTGTAACCCTCTACCGTACGCACGCTAAGGAATATCTTATCGGCAATTTCCTGGTTGGAATATTCCTGGCAAACCAATTTCAGCACTTCTATTTCCCTGTCGTTCAGTTCGATACTTTGCTGCCCAGCGTCGGCCTGGCCCGGCCCCACCAGTTGTTTGATCAGCGTTACAGAAAGGTGCTCGTTAAAGTAGAATCCTTTATTATAAACCGTAGAAATTGCTTCGATGATCTCCTCGGGCTCTGCATTCTTCAACAAATAACCCGATGCGCCGGCCTTCATCATGTCAACTATATACTTGTCCTCGTTATGCATGGATAAGGCCAGTACTTTGATATCCTTAAAATTCTGGTGAATGTGAGCGGTAGTTTGCATGCCGTCCATTTCGGGCATTTTAATGTCCATCAATATCACATCGGGGGTACGGGTAGCAAGCTGTCCTATCAGTTCCTTCCCGTTTGATGCTTCTATGACCAAATTAAAATCGGCGCAGTCCTCCAGGGTGGCTTTTAAACCATTCCTGAAAATTTTGTGATCGTCGGCTATTGCAAGATTTATCGGCTTCATTGACAGGATAAATATAGAATAAATTT
Above is a window of Mucilaginibacter ginsenosidivorans DNA encoding:
- a CDS encoding tRNA-binding protein, translating into METITWHDFEKVELRAGTILEVADFPEANKPAYKVKADFGPFGIKWSSAQITKHYTKEELIGRQIVGVINFPKKQIATFMSEFLITGFADDNGDIVLTSVEQKVPNGSKLM
- a CDS encoding zinc-binding dehydrogenase; translation: MKAIVLEAADKPLVLKEVEKPAMGADEVLVQIKAAALNRRDYWITIGKYAGIKYPSILGSDGAGIVSEVGDNANKQWLNKEVIINPCHNWGPNAGYQNRDFSILGLPENGTLAEYVKVKAEYLYLKPAHLSWEQAAALPLAGLTTFRALFTKGKAKKGDKVLITGVGGGTGTFTLQWAVAAGCRVFVTSGSGDKIEMAKQMGASAGVNYKAQDWAEQLKLMAGGFDVIIDSALGDGFDKLLDLANPGCRIVFFGGTAGNIPPLNGRKIFWKQLQILGTTMGSPDDFKAMVDFVNEHQIVPVVDEVFLLADADKAVRKMEHSTQFGKIVLKTWS
- a CDS encoding nucleoside deaminase, with amino-acid sequence MRYYTFGDEPAISPDDFFMTEALKEAKLALEEDEIPIGAVVVCKGKIIGRGHNLTERLNDVSAHAEMQALTAAANFLGGKYLKDCTLYVTLEPCVMCAGASYWFQLQKIVFGAYDTRMGFGRLNQKITHPKTLITGGIKENECAELVRSFFRGKRKGK
- a CDS encoding superoxide dismutase: MAFTLPALAYATDALEPHIDKMTMEIHHGKHHQAYVTNLNKALEGKPEADSNIEDIIKNISKFPMGVRNNGGGHYNHTMFWTLLSPSGGGEPSGKLAEAITGTFGSFADFKTKMSEAGATRFGSGWAWLIVTADKKLAVTSTPNQDNPLMDIAEVKGTPILGIDVWEHAYYLKYQNRRPDYLAAIWNVINWNHVAELYAKATA
- a CDS encoding response regulator transcription factor, encoding MKPINLAIADDHKIFRNGLKATLEDCADFNLVIEASNGKELIGQLATRTPDVILMDIKMPEMDGMQTTAHIHQNFKDIKVLALSMHNEDKYIVDMMKAGASGYLLKNAEPEEIIEAISTVYNKGFYFNEHLSVTLIKQLVGPGQADAGQQSIELNDREIEVLKLVCQEYSNQEIADKIFLSVRTVEGYRARLFEKTGSKNLVGLVIFAIKRGIISV
- a CDS encoding ferredoxin--NADP reductase — its product is MLQLRIEAIKWELPDAATFFLKETSGKRVTYQAGQFLTLVFTHRDVEIRRSYSLSSSPEDTLLAITVKRQTNGEISRFMLTKLKVGNILNAVEPAGRFTVNDYRSEKDIFFFAGGSGITPVFSQIKHIMRHPGNSKLILVYSSATGSVLFKDELDHLAEDHPERLQIHYFISSKGKRLNNLLVEQLVKQNSYFNIDKAEFYICGPFTFMRMVRLTLLYTGIDPNSIRKENFVIETVPVAGNLVNYPPGNVKIHFKGEIHDIAVGENQSILQAALQNKLAIPYSCRVGACSACSAICKSGKVLMSANEVLTDEDIARGWVLTCTGHPVGDDVVIVYTGPPETC